The sequence TTTGCTTGCAGAAGAAAACGGACATGCAAATGGCAAAAGGATATTGTGGATCGAAAGCGACAAAACATGCCTGGAACTGATCAAAAAAGGCCGCAGACAACAGGGAATCAGCCAGGAAAACCGGGGCTACAAGCTGGGGATGAGCTTCCCCACCATCAACCGCTGGGAAAACGCTAAAACAAGGCTGGTTAAGCTGGCCAGAACGCAGTCTGATCGTTTCTGCAGCAAGATGATCCGGCAGGAGAAATTATAATTGCCCGGGGGAGACGCATGAGCAGCAACAAGACTGATCTGACTTTTTTCACCAACGATGCCAACCAAACGCTGCTGGACCGTTTCAAAGCGACACTGGCTGACACGCGACTGTTCGATATCCTCGTCGGGTATTTTCATGCCAGTGGATTTTATCAGCTTTATGATTCAATCGAACCACTCGATAAGACCCGTATTCTTGTCGGTTTGGGAGTTGATACGGAAGTGTACCGCGCCCTTTATCCGGATGACGGACAAATGAAAATCGACTTAGAATCCCACGCCAACACCAAAAAACGGTTTCAGGATGAACTGGTTCACCAAATCGAGAATGCCCCGGACTCCGACAAACAGCTTGAAGTCGGTCTGAAAAAGTTCATTGAGTTTTTGCAGGTAGATTGCCCATTTGCCGAAAAGGATAAACAGCAGGGGGGGAATGGAAAAAAGCTGGAAATTCGAGCATTTCCGTCACGAAACATCCATGCCAAGGTCTATATCGGCCGGTTTGCGCCTGAGGACCGTGATTACGGGTTTGCCATCACCGGTTCAAGTAATTTTTCCTATTCCGGACTAATCGCCAATCGGGAATTCAATGTCGAACTGCGTCAACGCCGGGATGTGGAATTCGCGCTTTCCCAGTTTGAGGATCTCTGGCGTCAATCCGTAGATATCTCGCAGGAGTTTGTCCATACCATACAGCACAGAACCTGGCTCAACGACACGATCACCCCTTACCAGCTCTATCTCAAGCTGGTTTACGAGTACTTACAGGAGGATATAAACCTGCAAGAAGATATGGAAATCTTTTTGCCCGAAGGGTTCATGTCCCTGCAGTATCAGAAGCAGGCGGTGCAACAGGCGATCAAGAAGCTCAACGAGTACAACGGTGTCTTTCTGGCAGATGTCGTGGGCCTTGGTAAAACCTTCATCGTTGCGCAAATGCTCCAACAGCTCAAAGGGCGGATTCTGGTGATCTGCCCTCCGGTCCTCAAAAATTACTGGGAGGAAAGCCTGCACGATTTTCGGGTACCAGCGCGGGTCGAGTCCCTGGGAAAATTAGAAAAAGTAATTCGGTTTGGTCTTGACCGTTTCGACTACGTGGTAGTCGATGAGGCCCACCGTTTTCGCAACGAGGCGACCCGTTCCTATGCCGATCTGCTTGATATCTGCCGCGGCAAGAAGGTCATCCTGGTAACAGCCACGCCGCTCAACAACACCATCGACGATATTTACGCCCAGCTCAAGCTGTTCCAGGCACCGAAGAATTCGACTATCCCCGGCATCCCCAACTTGGAACGCTTTTTTGCTTCTCTTCGCCGCCGTTTCAAAGGGCTGGACCGTACCGATCCGGCCTACAAGCAGACAATCAAAACGGTCTCTCGTGAAATCCGCGAACGCATTCTCAAACATGTCATGGTTCGCCGCACCCGCGCCGATGTTGTCACCTATTTCAAAAAGGATATCGAGAGCCAGGACCTTTTGTTCCCGGAAATTCAGGATCCTCGGCGAATCATATATTCATTCGAAGGCGAATTGGAAACAACCTTCAGCCGAACCATCAGCGAGCTTCAAAAATTTCGTTATGCGCGGTATATTCCACTGCTCTATTACTGCGGTAGCAAACGACTTTCCGCATTCGAGCGGCAACAGCAGCGCAATGTGGGCGGTTTCATGAAGGGAATCCTGATCAAGCGCCTGGAAAGCAGTTTTTATGCCTTTAGAAAAAGTATCCGCCGGTTTATCAAATCCTACGAGCGGTTTATCACCATGTATGATGGTGGTACGGTGTACATCAGCAAAAATATCGATGTGTATGACCTGCTGGACAAAGACGATGTTGACCTTCTTGAAAAGTACGTTGAACAGGAAAAAGCCGCAAGGTACGCCTCTGAGGACTTCCGTAACGAATTCAGGGATGATCTCGATTATGATCTAGCATTGTTGCGACGAATCGAAGATTTCTGGAAAGATGTCGATCAGGACCCCAAATTGGACGCTCTTAACACTCAACTAAAAGAAGACCCAACGCTGCAAAATCGCTTGATTGTCTTCACCGAGTCCAAAGAAACCGGTGATTACTTGTTCGAGCAGATCAACCGGCAATATCCCGGCCAAGTCATGTTCTTTTGCAGCCAAGGGGGCAGGGCAGGCGCTCCGCCCACAACTCACGTCCCCACCATTGCACGAGATCGGATCAAGGCCGCCTTCGATCCCAACCAACGGAAGAATGACAACAGCTTACGTATCCTGATCTCCACCGACGTCCTTTCAGAAGGGATCAACCTGCACCGGGCCAATGTGCTGGTCAACTACGACCTACCCTGGAACCCCACTCGCGTGCTCCAACGCGCCGGGCGCATCAACCGTCTCGGTACAAAACATACCGACATTTATATTTACAACTTTTTCCCCACTACCCAAGCCGACGCCCACTTGGGCCTTGAAGCCAACATCACCAACAAGATCCAGATGTTTCACGACATTCTGGGCGAAGATGCCCGGTATCTTTCCGACGGCGAGGAAATCGGCAGCCAGGAACTGTTTGACACCCTGAATCGCAAAACGGCGTACACCGGCGAAGAGGTCGAAGGGGATTCTGAATTGAAGTACCTGGAAATGATGCGTAAACTACGAGATGAACAGCCGGATCTGTTCGAAAAGATCAAGCGCTTGCCCAAAAAAGCGCGTTCCGGGCGCCGGGCAAACGACCTTGCAACGGATCATCTGGTCACCTTCTTCCGTATCGGACCCTTGAAAAAATTCTATTGTGCCCAAGGAGGCCAAGGCCGCGAAATCACCTTCTTTGAAGCAGCTGACATGCTCAAATGCGCACCAGATACGCCTCGCCTACCGGTTCCCAACCGATATTACGAATGGCTGGAAACCAACAAGCAACAGTTTACGCAAGATACGATGCAGGAACAGGGGCCTTCCCGCGCGGCCGGCGGTCGCTCCAATATGGCGTATATCGAAAAACGGCTCAAAAACAAAACGTTCCGCAACTACCCAAAGTTCACCGACACGGACGAGGAATTTGTCGAGTCGGTGCGACAAATGATTGCTCAGGGTCTCATGGCCAAAAAGACCGCTCAATCCATCAAAAAAGAATTGGAAAAGACTTTAGATCCTCTCGAAATGCTTGCCATTCTTCGCAAGCATATCCGTACTGTTGAAAACACCGCAGGTCGGTCAACCCGCCGGACTCAGGCGCGGCGCGAAGTGATTCTTTCCGGCTACCTGATCGCAGGAGGAGACGCATAATCCATGGACACCAGCCAGGCAAAAGAACTGATCCGCAATCTGTTTACAAACCCCTTCGGCCGGCAGCGCTATGAACACTTTTTACGCAACCTGCTCAACCGTTTTGAACCGCGCAGCCGCCACTACACCGGCAACTACATCCCCGACGCCTTCAAGCCACATGTGAACCAATATTGGCGCATCGGAAAATATGTGGACCCGGACGGCGAGCCGCTGGATCTGCTGGTGGTCGAAGTCAAAACCCTGGCCAAGCTGGAGCGGGCTCGCTCTGCCCTACGCAACTTTGCCGTCAACCGGCTCAAGCAGTTTGAAAAGGAGGCGTCGCTGATCGCTTTTTATGCCAGGGACGACGAAGGCGCGGACTGGCGTTTTTCTTTTGTCAAGATCGAGCACGAAGCCTACAAGGACGATAAAGGCAAGGTCCGGCTCAAACAAGAGCTGACCCCGGCGCGCCGTTATTCTTATCTGGTCGGCGTGCATGAAAACAGCCACACCGCAGCCCGGCAACTGCTACCCATTTTAACCATGGATTACGCTGATCCACGCATCGACCAGATCGAGGCGGCCTTTTCCGTAGAAAAAGTCTCGGACGAGTTTTTCGAGCAGTACAAGCAGTTGTTTCTCAAGCTGGCCAGTCATCTTAAAAACCAGAATTTTTTTCAGTGCAAAACCGAACCAGAGACCGATCAGGCTGTCAGCCGCTTTGCCAAAAAACTCCTCGGCCAGATCGTGTTTCTTTATTTTCTGCAAAAAAAAGGCTGGCTTGGCGTGCCCAAAGAAAAAAATTGGGGCGAGGGTTCCAGGCGATTCCTACGTGAACGCTTCGACCAGATTGTGCAAAGCAGCGGCAGTTATTTTCATGACTTTCTGCAATACCTTTTCTACGAGGCCTTGGCCCTGGAACGTCAAGGAAAAAACCCGAACTACTATTCCCGCTTCGACTGTAAAATCCCCTTTCTAAACGGTGGCCTGTTCGAGGCCGAATACGACTGGCAAAATGAGTCCATCGATCTGCCCAACAACCTGTTCCACAACAACGAAAAAAACAAGGCGGGCGATACCGGCACCGGCATCCTCGATGTTTTTGATCGTTACAACTTTACCATCAAAGAAGACGAGCCTCTGGAAAAAGAAGTGGCCATCGACCCGGAAATGCTCGGCAAGGTGTTCGAGAACATGCTGGAGATCACCGAACGCAAATCCAAGGGCGCCTTCTACACCCCCAGGCAGATAGTCCACTACATGTGTCAGGAAAGCCTGATCCACTACCTGGACAGCAGGCTGAACAGCTACCCTACGAGCTACCAAAAGATCGATTCTCCCCTGACCAGCCCATTCGGCAACGAAGGCCGCAAGAACCAACTCAAACGAACCGCCGAGCATCAGGACATAAAAGTTCCAAAAGAGGATATCGAAACCCTGATCCGCAAAGGACACCTGGCCCTGGAAAACGATACCCGGGTGCTCAACAGAGGCAAGGAAACCAGGGAATACAAATTCCAGTTACCTGAGGCAGTGCGGAAATACGCTAAGGAGATCGACCAGGCATTGGCCGAGATCAAGGTCTGTGATCCAGCCATCGGCTCCGGCGCCTTCCCCGTGGGGCTGCTGCACGAAATCGTGGCTGCCCGGATGGCTCTAGCCCCGCATTCCGACAACACCAGGAGCGCCTACGAACTCAAGCGTCACGCCATTCGGGAATCTATCTACGGCGTGGACATCGACCCTTCGGCCATCGACATCGCCCGGTTGCGCCTGTGGCTTTCCATGATCGTGGACGAGGAACGTTACGACACCATCGAGCCCCTGCCCAACCTCGATTACAAGATCGTGTGCGGGGATTCGTTGCTTGGCATAGAGGTTGATCTGTGCAACCGCCTGCTCTTCAATGAACTTGAAAAGAAAAAAAAGGATTACTTCAACGCTACCAATCGGAATGATAAGAAACGATTACACGAAGAGATCGAAACGCTCATAACCCGGATAACCAACGGCAGGAAAAATTTTGATTTCAAGGTCTTTTTTTCCGAGATCTGGCACGAAAAGGGCGGTTTTGACGTGGTGATCGGCAACCCGCCCTATGTGCAGATCCAGAAATTTTCAGGACAACAGATTCAAAAGGATTGGGAAAAACAGAAATATCAAACTTTTGCCAAGACCGGCGACATCTACGGTCTGTTCTACGAGAAGGGGCACAGCATTCTGTGTGACAAAGGTGTTCTAGCCTTCATCACCTCCAACAAGTGGATGCGGGCAGCCTACGGCAAGAAGTTGCGAAAATTTTTCAGCACGGAAACACAGCCGATCACCTTGATCGATTTTTCCAGCTTCCAAGTCTTTGAGACCGCTACTGTGGATACCAACGTCCTGCTCTTTGAAAAACGCAAACGGACCAAACCGGTTCGCGCCTGCCTGATCAGCCCGGCCTTCACCCGGGGAACACCGCTGGATACCTTTGTGGCAAAGCACAGCATCGAGCTGGACAATCTTTCCGGCGAGAGCTGGGTGATCAGCGACAAGCGCCATTACGAAATCAAAAAACGCATCGAGCTGGTCGGCACCCCGCTCAGGGAGTGGAACATCGCCATCAATTACGGTATTAAAACCGGCTTCAACCAGGCATTCATCATCGACGGCAAAAAAAAGGACGAGCTTATCGCCGCCGACCCCAAATCCGCCGAGATCATCAAACCCATCCTGCGCGGGCGCGACATCAAGCGCTACCGGGTGGATTTTGCGAATTTGTGGCTGATTGCCACCTTTCCCGCTTTGAATCTGAATATCGACGATTATCAGGCCGTGAGGGATTACCTGAAATCATTCGGTCGCAAACTGCATCAGACCGGCGAGGTCATCAGCAGGGACGAGAAAGGCAATGTCGTCAAAAGTCGTAAAAAAACAGGAAACAAGTGGTTCGAGACCCAAGACCAGATCGCCTATTATGGTGAGTTTGCGAAGGAGAAAATTGTCTGGGGAAATCTTGCCCTCAGCAGTCAATTCGCCTTGGCCCCAGCAGGCATGCATATCAACGCACCAAGCCCCCTCATTGCCGGTGGTGATCGCTTTCTGCTTGCAATTCTCAACTCGACAGTTGGAGATTATTACATTCGTTCCTTAGGCGTTACCCGGAATGGGGGCTATTTTGAGTACAAACCCATGTTCGTTGAAAATCTACCGGTTCCGAAATTAGACACCCCCCGAAAAAAACCATTTGAGATATTGGCCGACTACGCTCTCATCACAACGAAAAAAGACCAGAAACTCCAATCCGCCTTTTTCGAACAACTCATCGACGGTCTGGTCTATGAACTTTACTTCCCCGAAGAGATGCGGGCCGCGGGGAAAGAGATCCCCTCCCGAATGGGCGAACTTGCCCCCATCAACGACAACATGAGCGATGAAGAAAAACTCACCATCATCCAGCGCGAGTTTAACCGTCTGTACGATCCGACCCATCCGGTACGAAACGCCATAGAAACTCTGGACAGCGTCGAGGTGGTGCGAACCATCCGGGAAGCGATTAAAAAATAGTGAATTGGGATGAAAAAAAAATTAAAAAACAATAGGACTACATTTTCTGCGTAAGCCACAGGCGAAACTGCAGATAAAAGTTGCAAACTAATAAAAGCTCTTTATCCAACTTCAACAAAAGCAAAAAGAGGCGAAATAAATCCAGAGAAACATATTCAGAACTATCTTCAAATACGAGTTCATTGAGATGGTCATCAAGCACAAACTACAAATCAATAAATAGAAATATTGGTTTACCATTCAATATAAAAAACTTTTTTTAGTAGATTAAAAATAAAGAATGAGGTTTATAATATGACTTGATAATACATTGTGCTATAGCAGACCACTGGTGCAGATGAACAGTAAAAAAGCGTTGCGCAACAAGGATACTGCCGGACAGGTGTAATTCATGAAAATTCATACCATCGAAGTCACCAACTACAAAGCCTTTCTTGGCACCCACAGAATCGACGTGGGGGGAAAGAATCTCTTTATCTATGGAGAAAACGGCAGCGGCAAAAGTTCACTTTACTACGCCCTGAAAGATTTTTTTCAATCGTCCATGGAGGACATTGACCTCGCTCAACTGGAAAACCTGTTTGTCCCATCAGACAAAAGCGGTAAGACTGCCGTCAAGGTTACTTTCAAACCGAACAACCTGGGGCAGAAGCGGAAGAAAACCTATCGCTTTGATTGCTCTACAAACGATACTCGCGCCGCAGGCGACACCAGCATTCGGGATGGCAACCGGCTTAAAAGCTTCCTTACTTACAAACATCTGCTGGCCATTCACCACCTGAAAAAAGACGACGAGATCAACCTGTTCAATCTTCTGGTCAAGGGAGTGCTCAAACATTTCAAATACTCGCTCACTGCAGGCAAGGAACTGGGCGCACTTTGGGACGATGTCGAGGAGGCTGTTGTCCGCAGCACTGGCAAGGAGTACCCAATCAACAAGAAAAGATCAGACGTGAATGCGGCCATCAAAACGTTCAACGAGGCCTTTGGTGAACTGTTTCATCCGGACAGCCCAGAATATATTCTCAAACACGCGCGGCCCTTTCTCGATTATTTCGGCCACAACGTCGAGTTGGTGCTTCGCTTTGCCCAGGTACGGCCCACTAACGATTACCAAGGGTTAGAAGGTAACCAGGTACGGGTTGAGCTCAGTTATGCCGGCAAGCGTATTGAAAAACCCCACTTATTTTTGAACGAGGCGCGGCTGTCGGCCATTGCCATTTCCATTTACCTGGGCATGATCAAGCGCCATGTCCAAGGTATCCCCTGCAAAGTACTCTTTTTGGATGACATTTTCATTGGGCTTGATATTGCTAATCGTCTGCCTTTACTAAAAATTTTGGAAAAGGAATTTCCGGAATACCAGATTTTTATCACCACCTATGACAAACCTTGGTTCGAATACGCCAAAAGCTTCCTCGAGGGAAAATCCGAATGGAAAACCATGGAGTTTTATGTTTCGAGCAGTTATGAGGGATTTGAAGTTCCGGTGATTTTCGACAACCAGAATCTGCTCACCAAGGCGAAAAAACACTTGGGACAAAACGACTACAAAGCGGCTGCAGTGTATGTTCGAGCCGCCTTTGAAAAAATCATCAGGCAGTACTGCGAAAAGAAAAAAAAGGCCGTGGTGTTCAAATCTAAGCTCAATAAGTACACAACAGAAGATTTTTGGAATGTAATGAAAGAGGACATAGATCCTGATTTGAAAGCAAAAATAGAAACCTATCGATCCCTGGTGTTGAACCCTTTCTGTCATTACAATACTGAGCGCTACGAAATCCGTACAGAACTTGAAAAAACCATACAGATGGTTGCGAAACTGAAAGATGAACTGAAATGAATTAGTTTCGACTTAATATAACACTTCCTCTTGAAATAGAGAAGGTTCTCCTTTTTGGTTCATCCGATAATAGCGTACTTAGCCTCATGGATTCCCAAGATTCTGAGCTTGAAGAATTCCATATCCCTGAAGCCGTATGCCTGTCTTTTCATTTTTTTGATTTTATTGTTTGTGCCTTCCATGGGCCCTGACGAGATAGGATGATCATACCAATCAGGGATACTCCGACGATGTAGGGCCATGGTTTTTCCCATTTTCACGAGCTGTTGTATATCTGAGGACAGCGCCGTCTCGATCCAGGATTCCAGAACTTTTTCAGCTGTTTGTTTGTTGGGCTACTCCCATATCTGGCGTAAATCCTCTTTCATGTAATACGCTGTGGCTAGTGGCTCGTTGAGCCGTAAGGCTTCCTTCAGGAGTTCCTGCTCATCACGCTCTTTACTGAGGTTGTCGGGATTCTTCATCAGAATCCAACGTGATCCCTTCAAGACTTTCTTGCGCATGGTGTCATTTAGTTCCCTGTAGAGGCTCCTTCGGATACCCCCTGTGTCAGGAAAGTTGTCGCCTCAATTGATCACCCACAAAAGGGGGCTTTTTGAGGAAATCGAAACGGCCAATGGGGAAATCCGCTTGATTTTTCCTTCTCGATTCTTTATTTTAGGATATGCAGTGAAAATAAAATAAAGACAAACCTTATTTTAGGTTCGAGGCAGGCAGGATGAAGCGAGAACTCCAAGGCAAATACGTGACCATATCGACGGTGGGTGAGAAGGCCCAGGCCTTCGTTCCCGCGCCGTTGCCGCCATATCCACCCATCAACTGGTCGCCGGAGCTGCGCAGCAAGTTCGACCAGGCGCTGCTGGCGCTCGGGCGTCTGGACAGTGTCTCGACCTTGCTGCCGGACACCTCGCTGTTCCTCTACATGTACGTCCGCAAGGAAGCGGTGCTCTCCTCCATGATCGAGGGGACGCAATCGTCGCTTTCCGACCTGCTGCTGTTCGAGCTGGATCAGAAACCCGGCGTGCCACTGAACGACGTGCGGGAGGTCAGCAACTATGTTGCGGCCCTCGACCATGGTCTGCGCCTGCTGGAGGAAGGTCTGCCGCTGTCGCTACGCTTGTTCCGTGACATCCACGGTGTGCTGCTGACCAAGGGCCGGGGAAGCAATCAAACCCCTGGCGAATTGAGGCGCAGCCAGAACTGGATCGGCGGCACCCGGCCGGGCAACGCGGCCTTTGTTCCGCCTCCGCCCGAAGATGTACTGGAGTGCATGAGCAAGCTGGAGCTCTTCCTCCATGACCAACCGGAGCCGACCCCGGTGCTGCTCAAGGCGGCGCTGGCCCATGTGCAGTTCGAGACGATCCACCCATTTCTGGACGGTAACGGCCGTCTCGGTCGACTGTTGATCACGTTACTCCTATGCGAGCAGAAGGTGCTGCGGGAGCCGATGCTCTACCTCAGCCTCTATTTCAAGACGCACCGCCAGTATTACTACGAACTGCTCAACAACGTACGGATGACCGGCGATTGGGAGGCTTGGCTCGACTTCTTCGCCGAGGCCGTGATCGTCACCGCCACCCAGGCGGTGGAAACGGCGCAGCAGCTTCTCGACCTGTCGAACCAGGACCGTGACAAGATCAGTGGTCTGGGACGGGCTGCGGCATCCACCCTGCAGGTTCACCGGGCGCTTATGGAGCATCCCATCGCCACCTCGGGCTCGTTGGTGGAGAAGACCGGCATCACCCCGGCCACGGTCAACAAGGCACTCGGCCACTTGGAACAGCTTGGCATCGTCAAGGAGCTGACCGCCCAGAAGCGTAACCGCCTGTTCAGTTATGTCGACTATATCGAGATCATGAGTCGCGGTACGGAACTGCCGGGTAGGTAGGCCGGTTCGATTCCGGTTTGCGGAATCGAACCGGATGTACGGAGAAACAGGACAGGGTTGTGACGAGGCCGTTGGTATCCGATTATGCTGCAAACCCAGCATCCTCGTTTGGAGCTTGGAAATCGGGAGAGAAAAGTTGCTTCCCGGGTGGGAACTTGGGGCGTGACTCGACTTTCTATGTGAAGCCCTTATTTTCAATGTGTTACGGGATGGTTTGCGGTCGGAGACAGGGTCGCGGTCGAGAGCTGTTTGCTCCACCAGTCCCTTGTTTTTGTATGTCCAAAATATACCGCTTAGACTTGAACGCGTTGAAATTTCAAGCTAAACGGTTTTTTTGTGCCTGTTACTTTCCAAGGGTGTAACGCTGAACCCAAAAAATTTGGGGGTAACTTGCAGGATCAAACGGGGTGCGACCTGGTGGACGGTGTGGGCGGAACGTAACAGGGGGGAACCATGTCTGAGCTGATTCCCAAACATGGCGGGTACCGCAAACTGAAGAGCTTCCAGGTGGCGCAGCTTGTCTATGACGTGACGGTGCGGTTCTGCAACCGGTACATCGACCGCCGCAGCCGCACCCATGACCAGATGGTACAGGCGGCGCGCAGCGGGGTGCAGAACATCGCCGAAGGGTCGCAGGCGTCGGCCACCTCAAAAAAGATGGAACTTAAGCTCACCCAGGTGGCACGCGCCAGTTTGGAGGAATTGAAGCTCGACTATGAGGATTTTCTGCGCCAGCGGGGGCTGGCGCAGTGGGAGAGGGATAATCCGCTGCGGCAGGCGTTGATCGATCAACGTTGCCGAACCGCCGACGAGGTGGCGGCATGGGTGGTGAAAGTGGTGAAGAAAAGTGGCCAATGTGGACAGGATGGGCGGTGTGGACAAATCCGGAAGCCGTCCACCGCGTCCATGGCGTCCACGCTGTCCACCAGAATCTACCCCGAACTTTCCGCCAACGCCGCCCTGACCCTGCTGACGGTGGCCTGCTCACTGCTTGATCGCCAGGTCGAGCGGTTGGCTCAGGACTTTGAAACCCAAGGCGGATTTACCGAGCGTCTGTACCGGGTGCGCTCGGCCAAGCGGAGGAGGCAGGGGCAATGACCCCGACTCCCTACACCGAAGACACACTGGTCCAGCATTTGTTTGCGCCCCGTTGTCCCGTTACATCGTTCCAGGATCACTGGGTCTCCACAGCATTGTTGCAGGATCAGCAAACTTCTTTGCCGATGCAGCGCCCTCCTCTTTATCCATGGATCTTTCCCCGCACCAGGGAAAAAATGATCCCCACCGCGCACATGCATGCAAAAACAAGAAAACACAGCCGCACTGTGTGCAGAAAAATCGGGTACGTCGCCGGTTCAATGGGGGCTGTTCCAAGCATGGCGGCAAAAAGAACCGTTGAGGTTCCCATGCTTACCAGCATGCCCAGGGTACGCATGGTGGAAGAAATGCCTGCGGCCAATCCATAATTTTTCCTGGTTACCGAACCCATGATGGCGTTCATGTTGGGCGAAGAAAACAAGGCAAACCCGATGCCCATGAAACAAAGAATGCTCATGATTGCCAGCAGGGGAAACCCCTCGTCCAGAAAGGCGAACCCAATCAATCCCAAAGCGGTCATGCCCATGCCCACCGAGGCGATGATACCGGGTTCCATCCTGTCGGACAGGCGGCCGGCCAAAGGAGATAGCACGGCCTGGAACACGGGTTGGCAAACGAGGATCATGCCGGCCGTATGAGCCTGCATCCCCTTGATGTACTGCAAATACAAGCTGAGCAGAAACATAACCGCATACGAACCGGAATAATGGATCAGGGCGGCCAGGTTGGAAAAAGCAAACACCCGATTTCCGGTAAAGATACGCATGTTCACAACCGGGAAAGCCCCCTGCTTTTGCATGCGGATGAAAACCACCAGCCCGGCCACACCGCCCATAACCAGCAGCCATCCGGATAGCCCGGGGAGTCTGGGCGCCCCAATGACCAGACCAGCCAGGGAAAGGCCATAGATCACGGAACCGGCCAGATCGAATCTTTCCCCTTGCGTTGTGTCCTCCTCCCGGGGAAGCCGGACACACGCCAGCCCAAAAGCGTACAGTCCCACGGCCGAACCCGTCAGAAAGACTGATCTCCATCCCAGCATATTGGTCATCCAGCCCCCCACAAAAGGTCCCAGGGAAAGCCCCAGATACACGGACGCCACCTGAAATCCCATGGCCCGCCCCCTGAAGGCGGGCGGGAACACGCAGGCCAGTATGGCCACCCCTGTGCACTGGATCATGGCCCCGCCAAGGCCCTGCACCACCCGCATGGCAAGAAGCATGGACATGGATCCGGCAAGGCCGGAACCAAGGGAAGAAACCACAAAGAGCACAACACCGGCGAGGAAAAATCGCCAACGGCCATACATGTCGGCCAATCGGCCCATGGGAACCAGAAACACCGCTGTTGCCAGGAGATAGGAAGTGGTCACCCAGGAAAGGGCAACCGCACTGCTTGCAAAGGTCGATTGGATGTGAGGCAGGGCAATATTGATCCCCGAAAGCATGAAAGGGGTCACAAAAGTGGTCAGACAGACCACCATGAGCACGGACCGTTCAAGATCCGGATTCTCATGGCAGCCCATAAGGGGTTCTTGGGGCTTGTCTGATGGGTTGGTTACATGCATAATGGGAGCCTTTGCGCCCTTCTTGCGGGTTTACGGGGATACGGGTATATTCCTCATACCCATTTCCTGACCGGATAGTTTCATGATAACAGGATGTTAAAAAACACACCCCACGCATCCTCTCCGGCGCATCCATCAAATACAAAGAAGACACGGGTTCGGCCAGAGGCCGTTTCCCCTCTTTTGGGGACATACCAGATATGGGCATTACAACCGACATCATCCTTCTTGTGGTCACCTCGTTTTTCAGCGGCCTGCTCATGCATCGGTTGGGTCAGCCGGTCATTCTGGGCTACGTCCTGGCAGGAGTGCTCCTTGGCCCCCACACCGGCGGACTGACCG comes from Desulfoplanes formicivorans and encodes:
- a CDS encoding four helix bundle suffix domain-containing protein, encoding MSELIPKHGGYRKLKSFQVAQLVYDVTVRFCNRYIDRRSRTHDQMVQAARSGVQNIAEGSQASATSKKMELKLTQVARASLEELKLDYEDFLRQRGLAQWERDNPLRQALIDQRCRTADEVAAWVVKVVKKSGQCGQDGRCGQIRKPSTASMASTLSTRIYPELSANAALTLLTVACSLLDRQVERLAQDFETQGGFTERLYRVRSAKRRRQGQ
- a CDS encoding MFS transporter, with the protein product MHVTNPSDKPQEPLMGCHENPDLERSVLMVVCLTTFVTPFMLSGINIALPHIQSTFASSAVALSWVTTSYLLATAVFLVPMGRLADMYGRWRFFLAGVVLFVVSSLGSGLAGSMSMLLAMRVVQGLGGAMIQCTGVAILACVFPPAFRGRAMGFQVASVYLGLSLGPFVGGWMTNMLGWRSVFLTGSAVGLYAFGLACVRLPREEDTTQGERFDLAGSVIYGLSLAGLVIGAPRLPGLSGWLLVMGGVAGLVVFIRMQKQGAFPVVNMRIFTGNRVFAFSNLAALIHYSGSYAVMFLLSLYLQYIKGMQAHTAGMILVCQPVFQAVLSPLAGRLSDRMEPGIIASVGMGMTALGLIGFAFLDEGFPLLAIMSILCFMGIGFALFSSPNMNAIMGSVTRKNYGLAAGISSTMRTLGMLVSMGTSTVLFAAMLGTAPIEPATYPIFLHTVRLCFLVFACMCAVGIIFSLVRGKIHG